From Ailuropoda melanoleuca isolate Jingjing unplaced genomic scaffold, ASM200744v2 unplaced-scaffold7565, whole genome shotgun sequence, one genomic window encodes:
- the LOC109488514 gene encoding LOW QUALITY PROTEIN: olfactory receptor 1C1 (The sequence of the model RefSeq protein was modified relative to this genomic sequence to represent the inferred CDS: inserted 1 base in 1 codon) has product MEIRNLTVIKEFILLVLSGSAEQQYFLSVLFLCMYLMTISGNMLIILVAGFDSHLPLPMYFFLSNLAFVDICFSSTTIPQMIVNLLNDTQTISFLGCLSQLFFFISFVNMDSFLLSVMAYDRYVAICHPLCYIAIMNPHLCVWLVAGLWLVTYLHALLYTVLMAHLSFCASNIIHHFFCDLNPLLQLSCSDISLNVMIIFTVGGLLALTPLNCILISYELIFSTILKITSAQGKEKAFSTCDCHLSVVVVFYGTAXCYFSPSSSFIPKSDTPLALMYTLVTPVLNPFIYSLRNSDMKRALQKMICKGAYFQQQ; this is encoded by the exons ATGGAAATAAGAAATCTAACAGTCATCAAGGAATTCATCCTTCTGGTACTTTCTGGATCAGCAGAGCAACAATATTTCTTATCTGTGCTATTTCTCTGTATGTATTTAATGACTATATCAGGCAACATGCTCATCATCTTGGTTGCTGGCTTTGACTCTCACCTCCCTTtacccatgtatttcttccttagTAACTTGGCCTTCGTTGACATCTGTTTTTCCTCCACTACTATCCCCCAAATGATAGTTAACCTCTTAAATGATA cacagactATTTCTTTTCTAGGGTGCCTCAGCcagcttttcttcttcatttcttttgtgaatatgGACAGCTTTCTTCTGTCTGTGATGGCATATGATAGGTATGTGGCAATTTGCCACCCTTTATGTTATATTGCCATTATGAATCCTCATCTCTGTGTCTGGCTAGTGGCTGGGCTCTGGCTTGTCACATATCTCCATGCCCTCTTATACACTGTCTTAATGGCGCATTTGTCCTTCTGTGCTTCCAATATCATCCACCATTTCTTCTGTGATCTCAACCCTCTCCTGCAGCTCTCTTGCTCTGATATATCCCTGAATGTCATGATTATTTTTACAGTAGGAGGTCTACTTGCTCTCACACCTCTTAACTGCATCCTCATATCTTATGAACTGATCTTCTCAACCATCCTGAAGATCACATCTGCTCAGGGGAAAGAGAAAGCTTTCTCCACCTGTGACTGCCACCTGtcagtggtggtggtgttttatGGCACAG AGTGCTATTTCAGTCCCTCCTCCTCTTTTATCCCTAAAAGTGACACCCCATTAGCCCTTATGTATACATTGGTGACTCCAGTGCTGAATCCATTCATCTACAGTCTAAGGAACAGTGATATGAAGCGAGCACTTCAGAAAATGATTTGTAAAGGTGCATACTTTCAGCAGCAATGA